Part of the Deinococcota bacterium genome, CCTCCCCAAAGACAGATGTTGGCCTCAAGATAGTAATGGGGAGGTCACCAGTGAACTCAGCCAGAACCCTTTCACCCTCGAGCTTGCTCGCGCTGTAAGGTGACGCAACCGGCTTTTGCATCTGCTCTGTCACACCCTCCTGATGCCAGCGCCCCATCGCCGCCACGCTGCTGATATGCACCAGATGGGCGACTCCAACGTCAGAAGCAACCTGAGCCAAGTTTCGTACCCCGTCCACGTTAGCGGCTTGGAAGCGCTTTTCCCCTTCTTCGGTGGTGTCCGTGGCATTGGCATAGCCGGACGCATTGATGACAACGTCACCAGGACACAAGCCGTCACGCAGACTTTTTGGATCCGAGAGGTCAACTTGCGAACGCGCCGTGGGCACGACATGGTTTAGGTGACCAAGCTGGTCAACGAGGTGGGAGCCGACGAAACCTCGCGCCCCTATGACGACCACTCTCACCGGCTGGCCGTGATCTCCTTGAGCAGGTCGTGATACTTTGCTACCACGTGAGCCAGGGTAAATTCCTGCTCCAAGGCTCG contains:
- a CDS encoding NAD-dependent epimerase/dehydratase family protein, yielding MRVVVIGARGFVGSHLVDQLGHLNHVVPTARSQVDLSDPKSLRDGLCPGDVVINASGYANATDTTEEGEKRFQAANVDGVRNLAQVASDVGVAHLVHISSVAAMGRWHQEGVTEQMQKPVASPYSASKLEGERVLAEFTGDLPITILRPTSVFGEGRGLARTLCGVISRRIVPLPAGGGAKIPFTYMGNVAHAVELCLANPQCFGKTFIIGDEQSYRLREVVLALAKELDVEIKIIPVPIWSANMGVRLLERLATMRGSPPLLDRGRLDTMTNSVSYSIASFQRATEYQPPYS